Part of the Terriglobia bacterium genome, AGCATCACATTTGTTAAACTGAAGACTCTGTATGGCTGAAATCAAGCGCCGCAAGTCGCATGTAGTCAATATCGGCGGGGTCCGCGTTGGCGGAGATGCACCGGTCGTGGTGCAGTCGATGACGAACACCGATACCGCCGACATCC contains:
- a CDS encoding 4-hydroxy-3-methylbut-2-en-1-yl diphosphate synthase, with protein sequence MAEIKRRKSHVVNIGGVRVGGDAPVVVQSMTNTDTADI